One Phyllopteryx taeniolatus isolate TA_2022b chromosome 3, UOR_Ptae_1.2, whole genome shotgun sequence genomic window, TTGCACTGCAATGATGTCACATATTTACATACAGAAATCGCTACCCAGCCAATGGTGTAAGACAGTTTATGGGTTACTGCTTAGTGGAAGCTGGTTAGTGGTTTTGACGTTAGAGCATGCTAAATGCAAGGCGGCATAGCTGCCTTTGGTCCAGCTGCCATTACATTCAATGTTCGATTCACAGTtgcctgcaattgactggcaatcaGTCTGAGCTATAGTCCACCTTTAGccctgagtcagctgggataggcacccaTCTTGAAATTGTTGTCATGGCAGCAATATAACACAGTCTGTTTACAAGACAGTCAGGAGGAGATGTGGATCTCTGAATCTTGTTTTTCTATCTTTTGTGTGTGCTTCCCAGACACACTCAACCCAACCATCAGACTCTACAagagtgtgtttgcatgtgtgtgtgcttgtgcatgcgtgtgtgtgtgtgtctgtgtctgtgtgtgtgtcttgaatTTGTCCCATCTGAAGGCTCTATTGTAGTGGTTGCTGGCATGCGTATCGCTGGCGATCGTTTCTCTTCAGCCCTGGGCCTCACATCATTGTCTGCCCTTTCTGTTGCTAATGGCCTGCTGCTACAGTAATACTTTTCCCCTGCATCTGTGTGTTTCCAATGCATGTACATGTGTGtatttctttgtgtttgtgtcactgGCTCAAGTGGAGTTAGCTTAAGTGCTTGTTGCCTATCGATCTACGTGCGCAATGCTTCGATTTGTCCTTTTGGTGCAAAGCGGTAGATGAAGTTCTTACTATGTTCTGGTTGGGAGGATGAGAATAATAACCCAAGCCTGGTTAAGCACATACAATGTGCTCTGAATGAcagagggagaaagagagatTTAGGCTGGAATGTGTGAGGCAAGAAGAGCTTAGAGGGGACAAGGAATGCTTGGAGCAGGATTCCGACCCTGGCACTGGGAGATCCTCTTTGCTGTCAATAATAGAAAATTATTCCTTTACATGAACACATGTAAAGGACAACACAATTCTCCTACTCACTTTTGTATTTCTGGCGTATTTAAGACATGATTGATGAAATAAATCAGTCAAGCTCCCTTCTTGCAAACGTTTTCATTATTCTCAATGCAGCAGTAGTATGTGTATTGCTCAAGCAATCCAGTCTTTTCTAATTGTCTGCCTTTACTCCTGATATTGCCTGGTCTCCCTTCAACTCTGACTGTTTTGAATGCCTTACTTGCAAAGCTGCAGCATTTGCAAAAATTCATGTTGCTTCCAAACATTTTGGCCCATGttgtggaaatatttttacGGCAATGAACACTGGGAAACACCCAAGACCACCAAGTTACCCCTCTAGTTTACAGTATTTCTGCTAGAAATAGGAGCAATTGAACAGGGAAAATTCATAGAATACAGTATGCAAGGTCTCCTGACTAACATGACAGCTGCGGtcttgcttctacccatatggaCTGGTAGCTAGTCAGTCACAGGGTATTCATAGTTGCAACCTGACAAAATTTGtccaaaatgacagtctgtcaaaaagctaagtctggttggaatggccacttcgaaccatgaatttaaaaaaatccaatgaTGGGCTCCGGAAAAATGTTGTTATTCTATCgggaaaataatttcttttggggggtgggactgtttttgtgtgatatcgcctATGGAAAATCTGGTAAAGCAAAAAatgccttcaaattagagtaaaacaatTTAACGTCAtaatttctcaacatatctctaCAAAACTTCTTTTAATTGTTATAGTTACTTGGAATGAGCGTTCAAAAGAAACCTTTgataatgagccacatgctgcttcatcatCATCTAGATCAGTATAGGTTAGTTATTTAGTTTCAGAACAGCAAAAAACGACAATGGCTTTCCATAAAACCTTGTCAACGGTGACAAACAGTCCAAGGAAGAACCCATTGCATTAATTTGGTCTTATTTCAAAAGAATTTGCACTGTTTtgtgaataatacattttaaacctGGTTTCAAAACTGCACCATCCAACCATTTGCAAGGTATTACTGTTACATCGATATCCATGAAGAAGTTTCCTGCTGTCTAACAATTGGACTCGCAGAAACTAACACAGCATTCTacgattttgttttttcactagTTTCATTTTTCACACAGTTTGGATTTGCAGGAGTTCTCTGCTCTACCGAGTGACATTATTGTCTCTATCTGACTTCTTCATTATCAACATTTATTTAACTTCAGTCAATCCTAGGAACATTacccatccatcgatccatattctatagcacttgtcctcaggGTTGACTGGTTGGTAGGGACCATTACAGAAGTGTCCCTTGtaaatagaaaaacagttttatgGAAGATTAgaatgaagcaaaagaaaaggtgTTCATGCTGCATCTGCATACCTTGACACAGAGGTAAAGACCCTTTGCAGTGGATCAATTTTGACCCCAAGGACTTCCTCGAGGATCTGCGGCTGGCACACTTTCCTGTGGACAGCTTTGAGGACATGTTGGAAAAGGCCGACGTTGGCCACGGCTACATGGACCGACCCTGCCTGAACCCCGCCGACCCCGACTGTCCCCTCACTGCCCCCAACAAGAACTCCACCAAggttggtattttttttctttgggctCAACGAAGGATTTTGGAGCGTAGCTGTTGACAGTTTATTTTCTCGTCTCATTTTGGTTTTATCGCGCCAAAAGCCTTTAGATGTGGCGTGGGCCCTGAGCGGCGGCTGCCACGGCCTGTCCAGGAAGTACATGCACTGGCAGGAGGAGCTGATTGTCGGTGGTACCACCAAGAACGGTAGCGGACCTCTGCTCAGGTAACATATCCAACAAGATCTGCACTGAGCTTATTCTGGAAggagtgtgtgttttctgttctTTTAAAATCCATTCTGAAATGtcgtatgcgtgcgtgcgtgcgtgtgcgcgcatgtgtgcgtgcgtgcgcgtttACATGCACTGTAAATCTTGCAGCCATTAGCAGATTCCAGTGAAGTCTTCCAGTTCCAGCTGCTCCCTTTCAGCACAGACTACTCTGCATGGATGCTgtacatacacagacacacatactttacatagatacagtacatttgcgCACCATGATCTATGGCCTGGCCCGTTTATCCAAATATACCACATTTTTAGCAACACAGACCTCATTCCAAAGCAAGCAGCAAGACAAATCAGGTCATATGGAGGAGACCTGCTTTATGTACACAGTCTCTTGTGTACACTAAGTTTGTAGatgtaagtacagtatatgtaaggGCAGTAAGAATGCACAAAACGTAGTGTATTAAAATTGTGATACTTGCTTTAACTGAACTGACATTAACATTTTTGAGaacttttatattattttattactgcTGAAGAGTAATAGCACTTGTTGCTATGCCCCTGTACCAAAAGGACAAATGTATTTGGGCGTAGCTCATAATGAGGTGATTACAGGGTTTCTGCAAattcttaaaaatataaaatagaggTAGATATTCCACAATTAATTTTTTAACTATACTTAAAAATTACACTTCTGCCAATCAAAGGTCCACAAACCCAATTAACAATATTGCGGCGACTGTAACGACTTACATTTTAGCGTAACATATTTGTGTTCCGCCAAATACAGTATTGTTGAACCAGCtgacaagaaaaataataattacaatttttgttGGTGTTGAATAAGTACATAATATGTAATTTATTCAAATATTGTGATATCATCCACTCCTATTAGAGGTCTTAACTTTGATGAAAGTGGCCTTAAAATTCTTACATTCATCTTCATTATACCTGCAGATACATTGTAATTATCAAATCGGTGTTTGTGCTATATGCCTTAGTTCGTGCCTAATCAAGGTCCATACTGGGCATACTGGGATACGTTTGTTTTGGAAAAACGTCTTTTGGTATGAATGGCCAGGTGTCCCAATCATGTCTGTtcgcagttttgttttttctctttcccaataaatgaagaaaaaaaactctcttTGTTGTGTTCTTCTTCCATAAATATGAATGTCTCTTCTCCCTCCAGCGCTCAGGCCTTACAGACCATGTTCCAGCTGATGACTCCCAAGCAGATGTTTGAGCACTTCAGGGGCTACGAGGAGGTTTCCCACATCAACTGGAATGAGGAAAAGGCCGCGGCTATACTGGAGGCCTGGCAGAGGAGATATTCTGAGGTACGCAAGCTGGACAAGGGAATAAAAATCTCCTGTAAATCCTCAATAACATTACAATAAATCACTAGCAGGATAGCATTTGAGCATGCATGCAAAGGGCCCCTAGTGGATGCTAGGCTCCCTTTTGGTATGTGGTAGATGGTACTAGTGGGTAGAAAGGCATAAAGTATTGTATAGTAGTAAACTGGACATGTCTGGAATACATTAGGAGCATTTGGATCTCACATAGAATCACTTTCCCAGCTGTGGCCCCATTGGTGGCTCACGTGTGACATCATCTCATCCCTCCCACCCCACACCAAACCCCTGTTTGACACTCCGTGACCtcggtgtgtgcatgtgtgcgcacCATTCATCTTGGGGGCCCTTGGGTGCTGCCACAGAAAAAGATCATTTGTTCAatgactgtatatatatatatttttttatcaacgGTTGTAGTACAAGCTGCCGGCGTCGTGCTGCATTGCATCTGCGTTCAAATGTGTGGCATTGGGCGTGCCTGCAAGATGCACACGTGGGTGAaggtgcgtctgtgtgtgtgagtaagAGTATTTGTGTGAGAATGTGTGTAACTGCAAGTCAATGTCGAAGACATCTGTCTGCACACAGATAGGAAGACGGGGAGAAGCTGGATCATGGTACTGgtcttacaaaaacaattttataatGGTTACACAGACCTGATTACCTCCCCCCAGGAGTTTAGGTTTTTTTCTATATGGGTCTTTCCCtgatttgcttgtttttgtgaGCGATATTCTGTCTGGATTTTTCCGACACACCTGAATTAGTGGCCTAGGGAGTTTATTTACCTAACTGTAGAAGTCACTAGGCTTTATTTGAAGTAAGGCTTCTATTTGAGAGGAGGTCTTTTTTAAACTTGCAACTGGAATAGAATGTGTTCATTAGCAGTTTCTATTTGGATTggcttttttaaattcctgGTTCCTGGTTgataatagaaaaataaaatggaactAATTGTTCCTTCAAGAGGTTCAGCaatgaatcaattaatcaacaactaattgattatcaaatgaGTCAACAACTTATCGATaaatcatttagagaccttgattaacttcaaattgtccaaatccttgaaTTTTTAGCCTCTCAACATTTCTGTAGTCCTGCATGAAAACAGACTTATTATCTTTGATCATCTTTGCATTTAatccaaataagacatttgcgaacatctgcttttactttggaaaactatGGTCattgtttttgccttttttctgacatgttacagaccGAACCAGTAATTGAATCCAAATTTAGGTTTGTATAATTCCCACACCGTCAATTTgcaataatgtcctgtttttaataaagggatagaaatttaaaaaatgatttttgagTCATCAATGAATCCCAAAAATTatcgacagattaatcaatCATTCAAATAATCGTTCATTGAAGCCCGATTTCCCTCTGCACTGTTTTATATAGAAGTGCACCTTCTATATAAAGTAATTTAAGGCGAGACATTTAGTAAGTAACAGGTGGTATGTTTGAGGCAATTTTATAAAGACATGAATTATACAGCGATAGAGTATGTCTGTTCAATTTTGCACCATGCTGGACTATACCAGTACCATAGTAAAGGTGATTACGTTACTTAGTCACACTACCTATTAGTATTTGTTCGATTGTGTAGAGTTGATTGTCATCTATCCACTTTGTACATcgagcgcttgtcctcattaggggcgCGGGTGAGATGAACCCCTAATCTGTCTTTCGGCTGAGAGAACTGGTTGCTGCCAattgctgggcacatatagacaaacgttcacattcacacatatggacagTTTGGAGTCTTAAATAAATTCTAGTCTGGATTCAGGATTCTCCTATCTCAGTTACAGTTTACATGGACccgatttgttttctttgttgcaTTATAACCAAATAAACACCACTAATTGTATTCTAATTTCCATTtgggtcttttttaaaatcttatttCAGGCTGTGTTACAGAGTGTGGCAGCTAACTCGTCCCAGAAGGTCTTGTccttcaccaccaccaccctggAGGACATTCTCAAGTCCTTCTCCGACATCAGCGTCATTCGAGTGGCCAGCGGCTACTTGCTGATGGTAGAGAAGGCGACCATCCGACCATATCCTGACGAGAGTATTGTATTCCCTTATGTGTCATCTTCATTATGGCATCCCCAGCTGGCGTACGCGTGTCTGACCATGCTGCGGTGGGACTGCGCCAAATCTCAGGGGGCCGTCGGGTTGGCGGGCGTTCTGCTGGTGACTCTGTCAGTGGCGGCGGGCCTCGGCCTCTGCTCTCTACTGGGCATCACCTTCAATGCCGCCACCACACAGGTAATACGTCATCATGTGTTAGATCACTATAGATCAGGGTTGGGCGCACTTTTATGCTCAAGGgctacatttgatttttaaaagggACAGGTAGGCCCAGTGATTTGTagataaggtaaaaaaaaaaagaatatgtaacatagttgtaataataattatttattttattagaaataattgtattataatgaattaaccattttttattaaatacatatgTTACAcgtaaaatgttctttttcaaatatttttattttactatttacaataaattaatgaaCAAATTTCATGAAGTTAATGAGAATTGTTTTCCCCACCagttttaggggggaaaaaaatgctaaattaaatattacagcactcttgataatgtaactgCTCATTGGAGCCTACCCCTGCTATAGACTGAAAAAGACGCTCATTTGTTCTACTTACCATAAAGTGTTGTTGGGCTCCAGGTGCTGCCATTTCTGGCACTAGGTGTGGGTGTGGACGACATCTTTCTTCTCGCTCACGCCTTCAGTGAGACGGGACAGAACAAGAGGATCCCATTTGAGGTAAGTCGAAAACATCCAAACGTCTCCTGCTCTCGTACAGCCAAAATACTTTGcactggaaaaacaacaacaaatgtaccTCCTTTTTTCCCTGTTTTGCTCTTCTGTATACCTACCATTCTCCCGGACATGGAATGGTCGACGACTCTAGTATGAAGTATTGAAGtatttttctcacttttttcACGTCGTCGTGTTGAAAACAATCGTCAAGATGCTGTGTCACTGTGTGAAAGTGCATACAATAATAGCAATGTCCCATTTTGTTGGTTTCTGTGTGCAAGGCAAAAGCGGAGGAAGACCTGCCAGGAAGATCTTTGCTTTTACCTGGCAGGTCTTCTGTTACGGCACTGGTGCACCACTTTATTTGTGATCATTAGCTCCTTTCACACCGCTTATTAAaataatccattttctacctTTTTCCCTGAGTCACTGTTCTGTGTGAACAGCACCTACACCAAGCAAGCAAGCAGTAATATCACAAGCTTGATTGCGGCTGTGTGAAAGGGAATAGTGAAAAGCAGGGACAAGGGTGTGAAGTTTATCAATTGACACTTGCTTGAGTCGCTTCTGCTACCCTGTGGTGTTGAACTTTATATATTTGATTGTGGAATGCCCAGAGATGTAAAGTGTTACGGTTTGGCCGTATTTTGTGACGGGCAGTTGCAATGTTTTCTGCTGTTACCGGGACGTTGAAAATATTCTGGAGACGACATGCAAGTGATTGGCTGATTTGGACTCTACAAAACAATTGCGCCGTTTGTTGATGATATATATCATTGcattttcctctgtgtaaaacACTAGCTTTAAGCCCGCAGTTCTGCAGCCGGCTATTTAGTGTGGCTAAagacttctttatactcgcgcggatgGCGACCgcactgacgtcactgcggctatcccgcgcatagtttgcctttatactcgagcgcaacccaggcgctcagttttgaaaatgcactgcagttcacctccaagtcggggtgtcgctacggctggtattggctggcacaccacagggtggagtttcctctgcattttttgggcgaCCGTGGAGCAATGTCTGCTAGAACGaatggaccgagatgaccagatgatacgtttaattatgctgcgaaatcgatcgagaaggcggcggcgtagatggtatgtagaaccaaggggcacgctgagtacatcatcacagcatgtgactaaaacggaccaatcacgtgagatgatctccgcggcgttcaacgtgcagcaactatttttgccgtgtgcgcttCAAGCTACGCAGaagggccgcgcgggccaattcgtcggtcacgtgatgcaatgtggaCGTTGTCGGCAAGAGGCCTTAACACACCCCTCCTCTAAAAAGTTACTAATCGTCACGTTCATGGCAGCAAATAAGCGACAATTCTAACAAGTATCATTATCACGAAAGGAGAACGAATTGTGATTAACAGAAGACATGCTAAGCCATGCTAAACCGGCGCTAAATTATCGTTAAATGTAGTCACGAAACACTGGAATAACTGATTGGTGCTCCAGTACAATTTTCACTGAAGTCTCGCTGCAACCGCGTTCAGTACAGCGGAGAGTAATGAACAATGAACAGCAAATTAATAAGTATGTGCAAGAGTATGCCTAGAGAGAAAATATAATACACAGCCACACACAAGACAGTCCGAAAAAACAGAAATGAAGTAATAAATTGTCACGTATGCCAACCAAGAGGAGGGGACGTCTAAGATTAAAAGTACATCAATAGACTGATTGCAGAATAGACTGTTGAGggttttttctcaaaatattttttattgtttagtttTTCAGAGATCATTTTGAAGAGCATTTGTATTGTACAATTGATGTCCATTGTTACACATGCTCCAGTACAAATTGATACATACATAGTACATAaagtaatataataaaaatgtaaagaaaatatgagtgttgtttggagttttactgGTGATGCGTGTTTGTTTTAGCTGACATGCAAATATTCttgacaaaatcaaaatgttcctgacaaaatatccaGAATGTTCCTGCGAAATGATGATCGGGGTTGGCATGTCTAGATGCTTACATCTAATTGCTTTTATTTCCGTTCTTTTATGAAGTTGGGTTGCCCTCCGTTGGTGCTAACTTGATAGCATTAGCATTGTGAAAATGTGGCTGATCATGTTAATAAGAAGTAGGGTCATAACTTGGTCATTGCAGATTTGTATAATGTCAAGTTTACAGTTTGCACTGCATCAGATTGACTTTCTGCATCAAAGTGTGTGGAcgcgtgtttttgtgtgatcaTTTAATCTACCCTCCGGGGGGAAACAGGCATgcatttgcttgtttttgttgtctccTGCTCTCCGTCAACCTCCAGCTTCCTTTGAGGAGATGAAAACTAAACAGAGCTGAACCTGATCTTGCCTGTCTCTTTCTCttgctcacacacgcacacacatgcacaaacacgcCTGCATGCAGACATTCCCTGTGTGGTCCCGCACGTTCTCAAATCTTCACACAGTTGCCGCCAAACCTGATGCTTATCCGTGTGCGTTTTAAGAGGAAGTaaaatatgggaaaaaaaattcaaagttgCCCAACAATCATCATTTACACAGTGATGTGCTTTGAGAGATAGCAGCTTGTTATATTCTCCCTCTCTTGTAAAACCTAATAGCACTTGAGCTGGCTGCAATCACTGTCAGTCAGCATCAGTGCCATGATAATGCTCCTCCGTCTCCGTTTGCCTGTGGCTACAGTAACATCAATAAGGCGATAAGTCATTTCCTCGTCTCGTCTGGCACAGGACCGCACAGGCGAGTGTCTGAAGAGGACCGGGGCCAGCGTGGCGCTCACCTCCATCAGCAACGTCACCGCCTTCTTCATGGCTGCCCTCATTCCCATCCCGGCGCTCCGGGCATTCTCCTTACAGGTACGTACAGTTCTAAATTCAAGAGTTTTCCCAAGAGGAAATAATGTTAAAAggaattcaacaaaaaaagcctttttacagTATGGGTAATGTTGTTTGTAACGTAAATATTACAAACTCTAATGCAAGTGTACAAAGAACAGTAAAATACAAAGAGATGAAACTATTCACCTTGTGAAGACACATACTGGAGATAGAAAAAGTAAGGTTTGTACTGTACAGCTGTACAGTCACCTAATGTCATTTTATACTGAGGTATTGCTGCTGTTATGTGTAAATTAGGTGGATATGTTAGCATTCGTTTGGTAAAATTACCTTGTGTGTATATAATTAATTGTCTTGATCATAAATTTACTGAGCAGACACATCCTTTGCTATGTCACAGTCAGTTCAATTTCCTGTTCCATGGCTGTCATTACATAGTTTTCATTAATTTATCATTCatttataatgaaaaaaaaaaaaacaacaacaataaaaaaaacactttaaatcaGTCATTCACAGATAATGTCTAAACGTTCAAACTGTTtgtaatggtttttttttttttacattgaggtttttgtacatttgttaagtacaattccgttttatttaacttttaagtacatttcattttcatttaatcatttagaaatttttgtttttccacatttattaaaaaaaaaaaaaaaagtactttcctaaagttaaggtcagtgttaatgttcaagcGGCATATTGTTATAGTGGCATACAACAATATAAAATGCACTGTTTAGGAATGAATCCTATGCCTTGTTTATGATGAACACTTAGTACTACTACACTGCTGTTCTATAGTGTCGCTCGTGATGGTGGTACTTAGAGCTAACTGATTTTTTaatggtacttggtgtaaaaggtttgagaaccaccgcTTTAGATGTTTAGTGAGCTCTCTGTTGATTTGATGGTTTGAACTCCCAAGTTTAGTTTAACTTTTGAGGCGTATTTGTCCAgaacattttggttgaactccaaattgttaCACTTTATGGACTTTCGACTTTAGAAGTTCGACTGTTCTGTGTGTCAGTGCATGTCAAGCGTGCGTCTGTGAGGAGACGTctgtatttaaattaaaatccaCCTCCCCTCGTGGTGGGTCTAGTGTCTGTCCAGATTGTGGATGAGGTCCGTGTAACTGAATctcagcgtgtgtgtgtcatgctTTTGCATATGTTTGCAGGAATTATAGAATTTGTGTGGGAGGtttaaaaagtaatgaaatgcaaagacgtgtgtgtacgtgtataaAGATGGGGGCGGGCATCGTCCAGTGGGGGGCTCTGACTTCTCTTGCATTTGTCACAAATTATAGGCGTCATCAGAAACGCCTCGAACCTCTGTATGTTGGGACCCTCGTAAATTGACATAGCCCTGTATTTGGCTTTCAACTTGGTGATGGTCAACGTAACTGTAAATAATTCTATGTTTGTGATCACAAGGCAGCTTAATGGTAGGCATAAGTGGGACAGCAGCTATGCCGCATTAGTCAGGATGTATACTGCGTTTCATGCGCCTTCTctctacactgaaaaaaaactcctttaaatttactttattggaacatgtacatcagttggacatgattaaaatgtgttaaaccaacatgtattatttgattattttcgcGGAAAAGAGAAGAACATGTCAGCTTGTGactttttaatcatgtgcaactgaaaattaagtacttttttttttttcaagtgtatAAGCTCTCCTATAATttcactatttgaggaaatacaagACATTACAAGACAAGTCTACTGTTCAAGGAACATATAGACTCtattgacaaaagtattggcaTTGCCTATAGGAAGTGAAAATTGTGAGCTCGTGAGGAAGCATTTGTGAGGTTTAGAGGACCCCATCTCAAGTTCACCCCAAAAGTGTTTGATGGGGCTcaagtttttccacaccaaaGTCATCCAAGCATGCTTTTATAGACCTTGCTTAGGAGC contains:
- the ptch1 gene encoding protein patched homolog 1 isoform X3, which encodes MASAASAPPEPGTGEPDRPRLTRRTRRDSSREPPQPPPPPPPPPPDLDYLQRPSYCDAGFALEQISQGKATGRKAPLWLRAKFQRLLFRLGCYIQKNCGKFLVVGLMIFGAFAVGLRAANLETDVEKLWVEVGGRVNQELKYTRQKIGEEAMFNPQLMIQTPRQEGASVLTVDALLQHLESAMRASRVHVYLYNRQWKLEHLCYKSGELVTETHFMDQIIEKLHPCLIITPLDCFWEGAKLQSGMVYLPGKDPLQWINFDPKDFLEDLRLAHFPVDSFEDMLEKADVGHGYMDRPCLNPADPDCPLTAPNKNSTKPLDVAWALSGGCHGLSRKYMHWQEELIVGGTTKNGSGPLLSAQALQTMFQLMTPKQMFEHFRGYEEVSHINWNEEKAAAILEAWQRRYSEAVLQSVAANSSQKVLSFTTTTLEDILKSFSDISVIRVASGYLLMLAYACLTMLRWDCAKSQGAVGLAGVLLVTLSVAAGLGLCSLLGITFNAATTQVLPFLALGVGVDDIFLLAHAFSETGQNKRIPFEYEVLKYFSHFFHVVVLKTIVKMLCHCVKVHTIIAMSHFVGFCVQGKSGGRPARKIFAFTWQVFCYGTGAPLYL